ATCAGCAGTCTCACGCCGTTGGTCTCGACCCAAAAGCACGCGTGTCCGTACCAGATAATCTTCATCTGCTCTACCACCTCTGGAGGTTTCGGCGAGGTGGACTTAAAGTTTTTCCTGAGGAACTCGGGGGACGCCCTTGCCCGGCGCAGGCTTTATATATCCTCCTTCCCCTTCAAATTGTGAGAGCGGAAATCCAGGCCCTCAAAGGGCGGGAGGCTGTGATGATGGGCAACCGCCGCCTGATAGTTCCTCCGGTTTCGCTCCCGGTGCTCATAATAATGGGACTCATCTTCATCATTGCATTCGTTTTTTTCTCCGGGGCGGTCATGGCGGCGTTTGAGAAACTCGGAATTCCGCCTGAGGTTGCTTACTCTCTCTTCTTGCTGGCCCTTTTTGGGAGCTTTATCAACATACCCGTGGCCGAGGAGACCTCCTACGAGCCCGTTCTGAAAGTGAGGGAGGTGAGGTTCTTTGGCATACCCTATCCGGTCCCCGTCTTCGACTGGGAGGAGAGGAAGGTGATCATAGCAGTGAACGTCGGTGGGGCCATCGTTCCCGTTAGCGTGGCCTTGTACGAGATCCTAAGAATGATCTATCAAGGCAACTGGGGACTGCTTTTCAATGCCCTTCTTGCAGTTCTCATAGCGGCCCTCTTCAGCCACGCCGTTGCTCGGCCGGTAAGGGGTCTCGGCATAGCCATGCCGTTCTTCCTTCCGCCCATCATAGCTATAGCACTCGGCTGGCTCCTGGGAGGGAGCAACCCGAACGCGATAGCCTACATAAGCGGAACCCTTGGGGTTCTCATAGGGGCCGACCTCATGAACTGGAACCGAATAAAGAGGCTTGGCGCGCCGATGGTCAGCATAGGAGGGGCCGGAACCTTCGATGGAATCTTCCTCGCCGGAATAATTGCCGTTCTTCTGGTATGACGGTGGGTTTTTAAGGCAAGGATTAGACATTCCCATGACAAAGAGGTGGTGCTCATGATAGTGGTTGGAAGCGGTGCCAGGCATCTTGAGGACGAGATAAGGGCCCTTGGAGGCGAGCTGATTGAGGTCGAGATAAGGAAGTTTCCGGACGGCGAGAAGTACGTTCGCGTTCTCGGCTCCGGTGAAGAGGCTACCGTCGTCCAGTCCACCTTCGCGCCCCAGGACGAGAAGATAATCGAGCTCCTTCTCATAGCCGATGCCCTCCGGGAGCGGGGGGTGGAGAGGCTTAGAGCCGTCGTTCCATACTTTGCCTACAGCAGGCAGGACAGGGTTACAAAGGAGGGCGAGCCGGTAAGCGTTAGGGCGGTGATGAGGGCTCTCGGGTTATACTACGACGAGCTCTACGTCTTTGACCTTCACAACCCAGAAACGCTGAAGTTCTTCCCTGGAAAAGCCGTGAACCTCTCACCGGCGAGGGCAATAGCGGAGTACTTCGCGGAAAGGTTGGGTGAGGGAATAGTCCTTGCCCCAGACAGGGGCGCGCTGGAGAGAGCGGCGGCGGTTGCGGAAAAGCTCGGCCTCGAGTACAGCCACTTTGAAAAGAGGAGGATTTCGCCCACAGAGGTTCAGATGAGGCCTGTTGATGTGGACGTTAAAGGGAGGAACGTGCTTATAGTGGACGACATCATAAGCACCGGTGGGACGATGATTAAAGCGGCGAACCTGCTCAGAGAGATGGGCGCGGAGAAGGTT
This Thermococcus cleftensis DNA region includes the following protein-coding sequences:
- a CDS encoding DUF1614 domain-containing protein, whose amino-acid sequence is MGNRRLIVPPVSLPVLIIMGLIFIIAFVFFSGAVMAAFEKLGIPPEVAYSLFLLALFGSFINIPVAEETSYEPVLKVREVRFFGIPYPVPVFDWEERKVIIAVNVGGAIVPVSVALYEILRMIYQGNWGLLFNALLAVLIAALFSHAVARPVRGLGIAMPFFLPPIIAIALGWLLGGSNPNAIAYISGTLGVLIGADLMNWNRIKRLGAPMVSIGGAGTFDGIFLAGIIAVLLV
- a CDS encoding ribose-phosphate diphosphokinase — translated: MIVVGSGARHLEDEIRALGGELIEVEIRKFPDGEKYVRVLGSGEEATVVQSTFAPQDEKIIELLLIADALRERGVERLRAVVPYFAYSRQDRVTKEGEPVSVRAVMRALGLYYDELYVFDLHNPETLKFFPGKAVNLSPARAIAEYFAERLGEGIVLAPDRGALERAAAVAEKLGLEYSHFEKRRISPTEVQMRPVDVDVKGRNVLIVDDIISTGGTMIKAANLLREMGAEKVFVAATHGVFAEGAIERVSRAVDELAVTNTIPTPVSRISIVPDVLAL